From a single Schistosoma mansoni strain Puerto Rico chromosome 4, complete genome genomic region:
- a CDS encoding putative cadherin, whose translation MNLYQLDRETLCTTNSATTYNQQLSSIELLSSSLYNNEQFIKQNHWKMNIPIMNNKCELYFSVNCLNTTPFLNISNYIKYKTPLSNKLVAIFDIIIELKDINDNGCKFLPSNEQIIRISEDAPVNDTRFILNIPYDPDDVLSGNSVKLDRIWINTDSSTVTSQSIQNYFKLHSLSLSKNGTIPNNYLELELIHKLDYEEQKLYTFQIIADDGYSLANHQCHLNVTILVEDCNDHMPRFEQSMYIVNISEDTLIDQIIIKLKAIDEDEYENGKIIYSFNSYTDDIDEEKFFYIDSDTGEIKLRNRLDYRQKPQHVLKVFAKNPDNTTSRHVKSSQIISELSVTQIIVNVIDVNDHFPRVRVLSPTGSKDLEIIEESSLGQDVGIVEVSDGDTGTNALVHCKIINQTTSGVLRLIPINIEGVHLGLTSSNQKYKITVEKRIDREENEVIEFTILCHDGGIPSLTTTLSQRIKIIDINDHDPICEQNVYNVEISEDSNPERSKSNFEIITIHATDKDEGQNAKLRFSLDHETPPFLLNIITIDSNSGTMSTLGNLDREKLNEFTVTIICSDYGESARTVRIFVHVKVLDYNDNSPSYSQPYYQFTLKENNAIGQLVGTFYVTDKDLGKNAELEIYIEENFERPNMYLTTLSKNLNIPNDLEQLRFNSRGLLYSSGLRQRKYIESISKFILTSYPLHTNYYNSFNTNETSYEVKLYIESIIDRENLIMKSTSYVSKALSTYQPFENERLSQFINKTNYSMLTPIIFLIVHANDKGIPKLSENVQIRIQILDHNDNSPRFIFPNSTNSNITKISLSYKEPKGYIFTQVSNIILLYLTERVL comes from the coding sequence atgaatttatatcaATTAGATAGAGAAACCTTATGTACTACTAATTCTGCTACTACTTATAATCAACAATTAAGTAGTAttgaattattatcatcatcattatataaTAATGAACAATTCATAAAACAAAATCATTGGAAAATGAATATACCAATCATGAATAATAAATGTGAATTATATTTTAGTGTAAATTGTTTAAATACTACACCATTTTTAAATATATctaattatataaaatataaaacccCTTTAAGTAATAAATTAGTTGCTATCTTTGATATAATTATTGAACTCAAAGATATCAATGATAATGGATGTAAATTTTTACCATCTAATGAACAAATTATTAGAATAAGTGAAGATGCACCAGTGAATGATACACGTTTCATATTGAATATACCATATGATCCAGATGATGTATTAAGTGGGAATTCAGTGAAATTAGATCGTATTTGGATAAATACTGATTCTAGTACAGTAACTAGTCAAAGtatacaaaattattttaaattacatAGTCTTTCATTATCAAAAAATGGTACTATACCTAATAATTATTTAGAATTAGAACTTATACATAAGTTGGATTATGAAGAACAGAAATTGTATACATTTCAAATTATAGCCGATGATGGTTATTCATTAGCTAATCATCAATGTCATCTTAATGTAACAATACTTGTAGAAGATTGTAATGATCATATGCCAAGATTTGAACAATCTATGTATATTGTAAATATAAGTGAAGATACATTAATAGAtcaaattattataaaattgaAAGCTATTGATGAGGATGAATATGAAAATGGCAAAATTATTTACAGTTTTAATTCTTATACAGATGATATTGATGAAgagaaatttttttatattgattCAGATACCGGTGAAATTAAATTACGGAATCGTTTAGATTATCGACAAAAACCACAACATGTTTTGAAAGTATTCGCGAAAAATCCTGATAATACTACGTCAAGACATGTTAAATCTTCACAGATTATTTCAGAGTTATCGGTAACACAGATCATTGTAAATGTAATAGATGTAAATGATCATTTTCCTCGTGTTCGAGTCTTATCTCCAACAGGTTCAAAAGATTTGGAAATAATCGAAGAATCTTCTCTTGGACAAGATGTAGGAATTGTGGAAGTTTCAGACGGAGATACAGGAACAAATGCTCTTGTTCACTGTAAAATAATTAATCAAACTACATCAGGTGTTCTACGTCTAATTCCTATCAATATTGAAGGTGTTCACCTAGGTTTGACAAGCTCCAAtcagaaatataaaataacagtAGAAAAAAGAATAGACAGAGAAGAAAATGAGGTCATAGAGTTTACTATTCTGTGTCATGATGGTGGAATTCCTTCGCTAACAACCACCCTTTCACAACgtataaaaattattgatataaaTGATCATGATCCAATTTGTGAACAGAATGTTTACAATGTTGAAATTAGTGAAGATTCAAATCCAGAAAGAAGTAAATCTAACTTTGAAATTATAACTATTCATGCTACTGATAAAGATGAAGGTCAAAATGCTAAATTACGTTTTAGTCTTGATCATGAAACTCCAccttttcttttaaatattatcACAATTGATTCGAATTCAGGTACTATGAGTACTTTAGGAAATTTAGATCGTGAAAAATTAAACGAATTCACTGTGACTATTATCTGTTCAGATTATGGTGAATCAGCAAGAACTGTTAGGATATTTGTTCATGTAAAAGTTTTAGATTATAATGATAATTCCCCTTCCTATTCTCAACCTTATTATCAATTTACTCTTAAAGAAAATAATGCAATTGGACAATTAGTTGGTACATTTTATGTTACAGATAAAGATTTAGGTAAAAATGCTGAATTGGAAATTTATATTGAAGAGAATTTTGAACGACCTAATATGTATTTAACAACTTTAAGTAAGAATCTGAATATCCCTAATGATTTGGAACAATTAAGATTTAATTCAAGAGGTCTACTTTATTCATCTGGTTTACGACAAAGGAAGTACATTGAATCCATATCAAAATTTATATTAACTTCATATCCTTTACATACAAACTATTATAATTctttcaatacaaatgaaaCATCATATGAAGTGAAATTGTATATAGAATCTATCATAGATCGTGAAAATCTTATTATGAAAAGTACTAGCTATGTATCTAAGGCTTTATCCACTTACCAACCATTTGAAAATGAAAGATTATCACAattcataaataaaacaaattattccATGTTAACACCAATTATTTTCCTTATTGTTCATGCAAATGATAAAGGGATACCAAAATTATCCGAGAATGTTCAAATACGTATTCAAATCTTAGATCATAATGATAATTCACCACGTTTTATATTTCCTAATTCAACGAATTCAAATATAACTAAAATTAGTTTATCTTATAAAGAACCAAAAGGATATATATTTAcacaagtaagtaatataatacTTTTGTACTTAACAGAAAGGGTTttatga